Genomic DNA from Candidatus Hydrogenedentota bacterium:
TCGTCAGGCCGGTCATTCCCTGCAGGAAGAAGCTGTAGGAAAAGAGCACAAGGTAGAAAAGTTGGCCCGCGATGGCCACTTTGCGGGGGAATGCGCCGCGCAGGGCTGCCGTGAGGTAGCTTGTGACCAGCGCTACGGCAATTACTGCGGCGAGCAGAAATGCAAGGTGAACATTGATCACATCCACCAGATAGGCGAAGAGCAGGTGGAAGGAGAAAAAGCCCGCCGCCACGAACAAATAGTGCATGGGGTGGATCTCGACTTTGTACAGAATGTTGATCGTGGCCACCAGCACGAAGAAGAACAACAGGCAGACGGGCGCGAAAAAGGTGATCCTTGCCGTCAGCGGGCCGGGGTTCAGTTTCGCGGGCACGAGCACGCCGATGTTCTGCTGGGTGATCAGATCTTCGGCCTGCCACGAAAGGCTCAGTCCCCCGCCGCTTGCGGGAACTTTGGCCATGGGGGACAAACTGCCGTCGGCGAAGTCCACGTTTTTGAAGTCGGTTTCCAGGTTCAGATCAAAGTTGCGCACGCGCCCCGCATGCTGATCGGTCACGTATTGCCAACTGTCCAGGCCGCGCGTCTTGTAGGCCACGCGAAACTCGGCCGTCTTCCCCGGTTCCAGCGCGATCAGTTCACTGATGCCCTCCCGCGTGTTCACGTCCTGCGTCAGTTTAACGCCGTCGATGGACGCCACAAAGGCGTCGTAGGTGCCGCCTTCGGCGGGAAAGTCAAAGTGGACTTTTACCTTCTGGACGACCGCGTCGTCGTTGACGATCGTATAGATACCATCGAAGTCCGCCACGTAGGTGGAGTACCAGATCAACCCTTTCTGGCGGTGATCCGCGTCGATGCGCACGGTGATGTTGTTGGCCGTCGGCATCAGCCAGCGCACAGTCTCGGTTCCCGGCACTTCAACGGAGAAGGTGGGCGCCTGCTGCACCAGGGGAAGCCCCCAGAGGGCCTCCACCTGCTCGCCAAGGTATTCCGACGAACGCAGGGTGCGCCCGTCGGTGGCGGTACCGAGTACGCCCCAGCCCGCCGTGGCGATGATGAAGATTAGGGTGATTGCCGCGATTCGTTTCGTGTTCATGTTGCTCTCCCTGGTTATTTCGTGTTGTTGACCGGTTCTTTATAGGAAACGGCAATGGCCATGCCCTCGCCCTTGTAGAAGGGCTGGGAGAATACGTAAGGTGTGTCCGCGAGCCCCTCGGGCCGCCCGCCGTCCGACGCTACGCTGGTATTCACTGGTCCGTCGACCGACTGGAGTTCGACCCGCTCGGGAAGTTCAACGCCGACATAAAGCATCTTTGCGCCAAAACCAGTGCGCGGGACGTCCACCTGGAGGGTGCCGTGGATTCCGACGGGCTCACCCTCGCGCAGAAAGGCCAGCTCGACGATGGAAGCCTGACCCGCTTCGAGCGGGACCACCCAGGCGCCGTTGTTATCGGTATAAACCTGCTTGGACGCGCCATTCACCGTCAGCGACCAGATCTCGCTACCGGCAACGGGATCGAGGACCAGCCGCGGCCCGATCTCCGGTGGCACTTCGAGGCGCAGGGTGGAAAGGCTGCGCCCGGTTTCGTCGAAGCTCACGTGCAGAACCTGGGACTCCAGCACGGTGTCGATGACCTCCTCGGCGCGGAAGCGCGTCACCGTAAGCGTAAGGGGTTGCGCCGCAGGCAACTGCATGAAGTGGGCGAAACCTGTGGCGGGAAAACCTTCACCCAGGCGGGCGGAGGGAATATTGGCCACAAGGTTCTCGCCCTGTGCCGCCACCTGAGCATCGTCCGGTTCCACCACCACAAAGCGCCCCTCACGACCGACATTCCCCTCGATGGCGGGAAGCGCGAAACTCAGGGCCGCCTCATCATCCGGGAGCGTCAGGGCACATTCCACAACGAAGGGCTGGCGCGAATCGACGGTACCCGACAGGGCATAGGCGCCCGATTCGCGCGGGACAATCTCCGAGGTCTTGAGCGATGTGCTGACAAGCTGCGCGCCCTCGGGCAAGCGCAGCAGGGCGCCGTCGGGCAGGCCGCGCACGGGCAGGCCGTGGGTCTCCAGGACCACGCGCCGCTGACTGACCACCACACGTGTGAACAGGTCGACTTCAGGGGCCTGCGATTCCACCTCGGTCGCAGCGGTTGCATAGCGCACCTGCATCACTTCACCCGTGGCCAGATAATATTCGCCCTCCGGCCCCGCAATTCCCGGAGCCTCCAACAGCCGCAGCCCTTCGTCCAATTGCAGCCTCACGGGATTGCGCAAGGCGCGCGGGACCGCCAGAGTAAGCGTGCGCCCCCCACGCTCCTCCGCCGATTGCACCAGAAAAGTCGCGGACACGTGAAACGAGGCCGCGCCGGCCTCCGGCAACAATTGAATTCCCCCCGATTCACCCGCCGGAATCAGACTCGCCCCGGTCACTTCCCCGCCTTCCCGCAGGACCAGCTCCGGCCCGAAGAGGGGCACTGGAGCCGACTTCCCGGAAACGAGTCTCCCGGAAAGGTCCAGTTCCCCCTCGACGCGCTCAGCGCCGAGACGAAGCCCGTAGCGCGCCTCATCGATGACCACCACGGGCGCAGACTCGGCGGTTACTTCAGCGGCGCGCAGTTCCTGGGTGATCTGCGCACGATACAGCGTCTTCAATTCTTCCCAGGGAAAGTCGCCTTCCCCCCCATAGGCGCAGAGCGCCCCGGCGCACACAAGCATGCAGGTAATACTTCGCATTGCAGTTCCTCCGGGCGAGCCACACGCACCATTGCGGTGCTCGCGTCTGAGAAAATGCTATATGCGCCCCATGAAACCCCGGTGTGGTGGAAGGGAAATCTCTGTGAAATCCATGTGAAATGGGACCACTGGCTGTTCGCTACATCTGGCGGCGTCAATCCAGTTCTGGCCGCAGACAAGAATTCGGACCACGGAGCCCCGGAGGCGCGGAGAAGAAAGGGAGACTAAGAGGTTCATCTGGTTTGAGAGTACTTCTCGGCCCATTCGGGAGAATTACGGAGCCTGTTGATCGAAACCCAATAGAACTGAACCGCAAATTTACGCAAATTCTCGCAAATTTTATGAGAAGGCTTTTGAACCGCGAATGAACGCGAATGGACGCGAATAGCAGTTTGTTCTCGATGCGTGCGGGGCCTTGACTATAGAGATTTGAACATTTATTTTCCGTGAAGTTCCGTGCCTTTCCGTGGTCAATGCTTATTAGCCACAAGATAGCGACGGATCGCATTACGTAGATATTCCCATTCCATCCGGAATCGATTTCCACTTCGTGCGCTTCGTGCCTTCGTGGTGAATCCCGCTTCCGTCACGGCCAGTGCCTGCCTACAAGCTCGTCGAGATCCACATGCGCGCCAGTACGCCATCGTCCTGATTTCGCAGCGAAACGTCCCCCCCGTGAAGTTGGGCCACCCTGCGCACAAAAGGCAGCCCCAGCCCCGTGCTCTTCTTCCCCGAGTCGGGGCGTGGCAGCGAATAGAAGCGTTCGAAGATCCGCTCCAGCGCATACTCGGGAATCGCCGGACCGGTATTATGGACTTCGACCACCGCGTGTGTGCCGTCGCGCAGCAGGGACACACGGATCGGACCGTCGCCACCGGAAAACTCGCGCGCATTTTGCAATAGATTGGCTATCGCCTGTTCCAGCAGGAATCGCTCGCATCGAAGGCTGAAGGTGCCCAGTCCCTGCAGGTCCAGACGCGGGTCGCTGGCCGCGACTTCCCCAATGAGCTCGGCAAGGTCGCAAAGCTCCAGGTCCCGCAGTTCCTGGCGATTCTCCAGCGCCGCCAGGTGGAGCATTCGGTCGATCAGAACTTGCAGACGTGCCGACTCCGAGCGCAGGTTCCCGAGAAAGCGCTTGCGCTCCGCGGGGGGCATATCCTCTTCCAGCAGCTCCACCGCGCCCCGTATGGCGGAGACGGGGCTCTTGAGCTGATGGGTCAAGGTCTGGACGTAGTCCTCAACGTACTGCTTGCCCTCCAGAGCCGCGCGCAT
This window encodes:
- a CDS encoding inner membrane CreD family protein, encoding MNTKRIAAITLIFIIATAGWGVLGTATDGRTLRSSEYLGEQVEALWGLPLVQQAPTFSVEVPGTETVRWLMPTANNITVRIDADHRQKGLIWYSTYVADFDGIYTIVNDDAVVQKVKVHFDFPAEGGTYDAFVASIDGVKLTQDVNTREGISELIALEPGKTAEFRVAYKTRGLDSWQYVTDQHAGRVRNFDLNLETDFKNVDFADGSLSPMAKVPASGGGLSLSWQAEDLITQQNIGVLVPAKLNPGPLTARITFFAPVCLLFFFVLVATINILYKVEIHPMHYLFVAAGFFSFHLLFAYLVDVINVHLAFLLAAVIAVALVTSYLTAALRGAFPRKVAIAGQLFYLVLFSYSFFLQGMTGLTIAIGSVVTLAMLMKVTAHLDWNDVFKGAKKETATPPRLPSADVPVL